A genomic window from Cyprinus carpio isolate SPL01 chromosome A2, ASM1834038v1, whole genome shotgun sequence includes:
- the LOC109094270 gene encoding interferon-inducible GTPase 5-like isoform X1 codes for MAMFDDFDIITLEDLKDIKESISTQDLPTAVNTIKEVLDKQDLVELNIGVTGESGSGKSTFVNAFRGLGDEEEDSAKTGPVETTMEPEAYLHPKYKNVKVWDLPGIGTPNFKADEYLKLVEFERYDFFIIIASDRFRECHIQLAKEIVRMGKRFYFVRSKIDSSIVAEKRKKSFDQKKTLDTIREDCEKGLRNIGIEDPVVFLISSFELGKYDLNLLQDRMEQELPQHKRLVLLLALPNITLEINEKKKKVLEKNIGKVALLSALVATVPLPGLSVAVDIAIVKKEIETYYSTFGLDDPSLQTLCERSGKTIEEFKSLMKSPLIGGINPASILPLAGAAAVVVAENAVEYAMSLIPLLGTLVAGGMSYMTVSKMLKKALNDIAEDARIVLMASVQTEV; via the exons atggctATGTTTGATGATTTTGATATAATAACTCTGGAGGACCTCAAAGATATTAAAGAATCCATATCTACTCAGGATCTCCCAACAGCGGTAAACACGATCAAAGAAGTCCTTGATAAACAGGATCTTGTAGAACTTAACATTGGTGTGACGGGGGAGTCCGGTTCTGGAAAATCTACGTTTGTCAATGCATTCAGGGGTTTAGGGGATGAAGAAGAGGACTCTGCTAAAACTGGCCCTGTAGAAACCACTATGGAGCCTGAAGCTTATCTTCacccaaaatacaaaaatgtgaaagtgtGGGATCTTCCTGGCATTGGAACACCAAACTTCAAAGCCGATGAGTATCTTAAATTGGTTGAGTTTGAACGCTAtgatttttttatcatcattgcTTCAGATCGGTTCAGAGAATGCCACATTCAACTGGCCAAAGAGATCGTGAGAATGGGgaaaaggttttattttgttcGTTCCAAGATTGACTCAAGTATTGTTGctgagaagaggaagaagagctTTGACCAGAAAAAGACACTGGATACCATCCGAGAGGACTGTGAAAAAG GTCTGAGAAACATTGGTATAGAGGATCCTGTTGTGTTCCTGATCTCTAGCTTTGAGCTCGGCAAGTATGATTTAAATCTGCTGCAGGATAGAATGGAGCAAGAGCTTCcacagcataagagacttgtgcTGCTGTTGGCTTTGCCGAATATCACACTGGAGATCaatgagaaaaagaagaaagttcTAGAGAAAAACATTGGAAAAGTTGCCTTACTGTCTGCTTTGGTGGCTACAGTCCCTCTTCCTGGTCTTTCAGTTGCTGTGGATATAGCCATTGTTAAAAAGGAGATAGAAACATACTACAGTACCTTTGGTCTGGATGATCCATCCCTGCAGACGCTCTGTGAAAGATCTGGGAAGACCATTGAGGAATTCAAAAGTCTAATGAAGTCGCCACTGATTGGTGGGATAAACCCAGCTTCAATATTACCCTTAGCGGGTGCTGCAGCCGTGGTTGTGGCTGAAAATGCAGTTGAGTATGCTATGAGTCTCATACCCTTACTTGGCACTCTGGTAGCAGGAGGAATGTCCTATATGACAGTCTCAAAAATGCTAAAGAAAGCTCTGAATGACATAGCAGAAGATGCTAGAATCGTGCTGATGGCTTCAGTGCAGACTGAAGTGTAA
- the LOC109094270 gene encoding interferon-inducible GTPase 5-like isoform X2 translates to MAMFDDFDIITLEDLKDIKESISTQDLPTAVNTIKEVLDKQDLVELNIGVTGESGSGKSTFVNAFRGLGDEEEDSAKTGPVETTMEPEAYLHPKYKNVKVWDLPGIGTPNFKADEYLKLVEFERYDFFIIIASDRFRECHIQLAKEIVRMGKRFYFVRSKIDSSIVAEKRKKSFDQKKTLDTIREDCEKGLRNIGIEDPVVFLISSFELGKYDLNLLQDRMEQELPQHKRLVLLLALPNITLEINEKKKKVLEKNIGKVALLSALVATVPLPGLSVAVDIAIVKKEIETYYSTFGLDDPSLQTLCERSGKTIEEFKSLMKSPLIGGINPASILPLAGAAAVVVAENASQTICSYH, encoded by the exons atggctATGTTTGATGATTTTGATATAATAACTCTGGAGGACCTCAAAGATATTAAAGAATCCATATCTACTCAGGATCTCCCAACAGCGGTAAACACGATCAAAGAAGTCCTTGATAAACAGGATCTTGTAGAACTTAACATTGGTGTGACGGGGGAGTCCGGTTCTGGAAAATCTACGTTTGTCAATGCATTCAGGGGTTTAGGGGATGAAGAAGAGGACTCTGCTAAAACTGGCCCTGTAGAAACCACTATGGAGCCTGAAGCTTATCTTCacccaaaatacaaaaatgtgaaagtgtGGGATCTTCCTGGCATTGGAACACCAAACTTCAAAGCCGATGAGTATCTTAAATTGGTTGAGTTTGAACGCTAtgatttttttatcatcattgcTTCAGATCGGTTCAGAGAATGCCACATTCAACTGGCCAAAGAGATCGTGAGAATGGGgaaaaggttttattttgttcGTTCCAAGATTGACTCAAGTATTGTTGctgagaagaggaagaagagctTTGACCAGAAAAAGACACTGGATACCATCCGAGAGGACTGTGAAAAAG GTCTGAGAAACATTGGTATAGAGGATCCTGTTGTGTTCCTGATCTCTAGCTTTGAGCTCGGCAAGTATGATTTAAATCTGCTGCAGGATAGAATGGAGCAAGAGCTTCcacagcataagagacttgtgcTGCTGTTGGCTTTGCCGAATATCACACTGGAGATCaatgagaaaaagaagaaagttcTAGAGAAAAACATTGGAAAAGTTGCCTTACTGTCTGCTTTGGTGGCTACAGTCCCTCTTCCTGGTCTTTCAGTTGCTGTGGATATAGCCATTGTTAAAAAGGAGATAGAAACATACTACAGTACCTTTGGTCTGGATGATCCATCCCTGCAGACGCTCTGTGAAAGATCTGGGAAGACCATTGAGGAATTCAAAAGTCTAATGAAGTCGCCACTGATTGGTGGGATAAACCCAGCTTCAATATTACCCTTAGCGGGTGCTGCAGCCGTGGTTGTGGCTGAAAATGCA